Proteins encoded within one genomic window of Legionella sp. PC997:
- the recJ gene encoding single-stranded-DNA-specific exonuclease RecJ, with product MLIKQRPRASQLLDLPNIPDVLRRIFANRGITELSQLDKQLQALLPFDSLMGIDKACLRLEKALREQHRILVIGDFDADGATSTALAITALRSMGASFVEYLVPNRFEFGYGLTPQIVEVASKWNPALIITVDNGIASIEGVQRANELGIDVLITDHHLPAEILPNACAIVNPNQRDCKFPSKSIAGVGVIFYVMLALRRHLVNTNWFREMNITEPNMASFLDLVALGTVADVVGLDQNNRIMVNQGLARIRQGLCRAGIKALIEVSGRECARLRESDLGFAIAPRLNAAGRLDDMALGIECLITSDEQQARNYCQQLDELNDERKQIETEMKEQAMLALEKLALNAEYNSTHLPIALCLFDKTWHQGVIGILAGRMKERYHRPVIAFAEVSDDELKGSARSVADLNIRDVLAAIDKDHPGLINKFGGHAMAAGLSIHPRSLKVFREALVCEVSKHIDLSQCEGELLTDGSLQPEEFSLEIAQLIQQAGPWGQQFAEPVFDNVFEILDQRLVGKNHLKMTLVTTQGDQQVDAIAFNVDLKSWPNHRVKYVHAAYKLDINFYQGRTRLQLLIQAMNAVNQE from the coding sequence ATGCTTATTAAACAACGCCCCAGAGCATCACAACTTTTGGATTTACCTAATATACCCGACGTTCTAAGAAGAATATTCGCAAACAGAGGGATTACTGAGCTTTCTCAATTGGATAAACAACTCCAAGCTTTATTGCCTTTTGATAGCTTAATGGGGATCGATAAAGCGTGTCTACGTTTGGAAAAAGCATTGCGTGAACAGCATAGAATCTTAGTCATAGGAGATTTTGATGCCGATGGAGCGACCTCAACAGCCCTTGCGATTACCGCATTACGCTCTATGGGTGCTTCGTTTGTAGAGTATTTAGTCCCTAATCGTTTTGAGTTTGGTTATGGTTTAACTCCACAAATAGTCGAAGTGGCAAGCAAATGGAATCCCGCGTTAATAATCACTGTGGATAATGGAATTGCTAGTATTGAAGGTGTACAAAGGGCAAATGAATTAGGGATCGATGTTTTAATCACGGATCACCATCTGCCTGCTGAAATTCTTCCCAATGCTTGTGCCATCGTAAATCCCAACCAGCGAGATTGTAAATTTCCTAGTAAATCGATTGCTGGTGTTGGAGTTATTTTTTATGTGATGTTGGCTTTGCGAAGACATTTGGTGAATACGAATTGGTTTCGTGAGATGAATATTACCGAACCCAATATGGCGAGTTTTTTGGATTTAGTTGCTTTAGGGACAGTAGCGGATGTTGTTGGACTGGACCAAAACAACCGCATCATGGTAAATCAAGGTCTGGCAAGAATACGTCAAGGTCTTTGCCGTGCAGGGATTAAAGCCTTAATTGAGGTCTCTGGACGTGAGTGCGCACGACTTAGAGAGTCTGATTTGGGGTTTGCTATTGCACCCAGACTCAATGCTGCTGGGCGATTGGATGATATGGCTTTGGGTATTGAATGTTTAATTACTTCTGATGAACAACAAGCTAGAAATTATTGTCAGCAGTTAGATGAATTGAATGATGAAAGGAAGCAAATTGAAACCGAAATGAAGGAACAGGCCATGCTCGCCTTGGAAAAACTTGCTCTAAATGCTGAATACAACAGTACGCACTTACCCATTGCTTTGTGTCTTTTTGATAAAACCTGGCATCAAGGGGTAATTGGAATTTTAGCAGGACGAATGAAAGAACGTTATCATCGCCCAGTTATTGCTTTTGCAGAAGTAAGTGACGATGAGTTGAAAGGATCAGCACGTTCGGTTGCTGATTTAAATATTAGGGATGTTTTGGCAGCAATAGATAAGGATCATCCTGGACTTATTAATAAATTTGGTGGCCATGCTATGGCTGCCGGCCTGAGTATTCATCCGCGTTCTCTCAAAGTATTTCGAGAGGCTCTGGTTTGTGAAGTGAGCAAACACATCGATTTGTCGCAATGTGAAGGTGAGTTACTGACTGATGGTTCCTTACAGCCTGAAGAGTTCAGTCTTGAAATTGCTCAATTAATTCAGCAAGCTGGTCCTTGGGGCCAGCAATTTGCTGAACCTGTTTTTGATAATGTTTTTGAGATTTTGGATCAACGACTGGTGGGGAAAAATCATTTAAAAATGACTTTAGTGACAACACAAGGCGATCAACAAGTGGATGCGATCGCGTTTAATGTGGACTTAAAATCTTGGCCAAACCATAGAGTTAAATACGTACATGCAGCTTATAAGTTGGATATCAATTTTTATCAAGGTCGAACACGGTTACAATTACTAATCCAAGCAATGAATGCTGTAAATCAAGAATAG
- the alaC gene encoding alanine transaminase, producing the protein MSQFPRINRLPPYVFNTLTQLKTEARARGEDIIDFGMGNPDQPTPPHIVNKLIEAVQRPDTHRYSMSKGIPRLRRAMASWYQRNYDVHLNSETQILATIGSKEGLAHLALAISGPGDTILVPDPAYPIHTYGFIIAGANVKQVPLINETQFLASIEDTINRSLPKPKALVINFPANPSTHCVDYEFFEKIVALAKKHEIWVVHDLAYADIVFDGYKAPSILQVPGAIDIAIETYSMSKSYNMPGWRVGFACGNEELVGALTRIKSYLDYGTFTPIQVAAIAALDGPDECVHEIRALYEKRRNILCDGLNEMGWEVARPKATMFVWAPIPAHYQHMGSLEFSKYLLKEAHVAVSPGIGFGQQGDGHVRFGLIENKDRMRQALRNLKALFRRDGLIKAEQICML; encoded by the coding sequence ATGAGTCAATTTCCGCGTATCAATCGATTGCCACCTTATGTATTTAATACATTAACTCAATTAAAAACTGAAGCGCGGGCTCGTGGAGAGGATATTATTGATTTTGGTATGGGAAATCCTGATCAGCCAACTCCTCCACATATTGTGAATAAACTCATTGAAGCGGTGCAAAGACCAGATACTCATCGATATTCTATGTCAAAAGGCATTCCAAGGCTCAGACGTGCTATGGCCTCCTGGTATCAACGGAATTATGATGTTCATTTAAATAGTGAAACACAAATATTAGCTACCATTGGCTCGAAAGAAGGTCTAGCTCATCTGGCACTAGCGATAAGTGGCCCGGGGGATACGATTTTAGTTCCCGATCCCGCATACCCTATTCATACCTATGGATTTATCATTGCGGGAGCGAACGTAAAACAAGTCCCGCTTATAAATGAAACTCAATTTTTAGCTTCAATAGAAGATACGATTAATCGCAGTTTACCTAAACCTAAAGCATTAGTAATTAATTTTCCTGCAAATCCAAGTACACATTGTGTAGATTATGAATTTTTCGAAAAAATTGTTGCATTAGCAAAAAAACATGAAATTTGGGTGGTTCATGACTTAGCTTATGCTGATATCGTATTTGATGGATATAAAGCTCCTTCAATACTTCAAGTTCCAGGAGCAATAGATATAGCAATTGAAACTTATTCCATGTCTAAGTCATACAATATGCCAGGGTGGCGAGTTGGATTTGCTTGCGGAAATGAAGAGTTAGTCGGAGCACTTACTCGAATTAAATCTTATTTAGATTACGGCACATTTACGCCTATCCAAGTTGCAGCGATTGCTGCATTAGACGGTCCTGATGAGTGTGTCCACGAAATTAGAGCTCTATATGAAAAGCGACGTAATATTCTTTGCGATGGCTTAAATGAGATGGGTTGGGAAGTCGCTCGTCCCAAGGCAACTATGTTTGTTTGGGCACCCATTCCTGCTCATTATCAACATATGGGTTCCCTTGAGTTTAGTAAATACTTATTAAAAGAAGCTCATGTTGCTGTGTCTCCTGGAATCGGTTTTGGACAACAGGGTGATGGTCATGTTCGTTTCGGTTTAATAGAAAATAAAGATCGAATGCGTCAAGCACTAAGAAATTTAAAAGCATTGTTTCGTAGAGATGGATTGATTAAGGCAGAACAAATATGCATGTTGTGA
- a CDS encoding Mth938-like domain-containing protein, with amino-acid sequence MKINLESAELHAVQAYSDNKIQINSIVYERSLIVSKTEIISDLPIKNIEEIDEHYMNLLTQFKPEIIIIGHEHTGKLLPLSIMKHFADQRIGIECMSIGAACRTYNVLLSEYRAVIAGFIFK; translated from the coding sequence ATGAAGATCAATTTAGAATCCGCAGAACTACATGCGGTGCAAGCTTATAGTGATAACAAAATTCAGATTAATTCCATTGTTTATGAACGCAGTTTAATTGTTTCTAAAACAGAAATCATTAGTGATCTGCCAATTAAAAACATTGAAGAAATTGATGAACACTATATGAATTTACTAACGCAATTTAAACCGGAAATCATCATCATTGGCCATGAACATACCGGAAAACTCCTGCCCCTGTCAATTATGAAACATTTTGCAGATCAACGAATAGGTATAGAATGCATGTCTATAGGTGCTGCGTGTCGTACCTATAATGTTTTATTAAGCGAGTATCGTGCTGTTATTGCAGGGTTTATTTTTAAATAA
- the relA gene encoding GTP diphosphokinase has translation MVRVKDTVPLCEDGSIDVDLWLHQLSAKGYLDNLELIRSACTLSQLAGQEHATETGQSCLQQGLSMADLLADLEVDQETLAAAIIFENVHYADLSIDDVVEQLGPNIAKLVKGIERMSAMQSFQGLNKYPQNKQQIDNIRKMLLAMVDDVRVVLIKLAERLCVLRTAGHLSEELRKQLATEAMEIYAPLANRLGIGAIKWEMEDMAFRYLHPEEYKAIAKGLKAKRLERDNFVDAIVAQLNEQIKAHGIEHFAVYGRSKHIHSIYKKMTRKNVSLDEIYDATAVRVLVDTQPHCYEVLGMVHTLWKQIPAEFDDYIINPKPNGYQSLHTAVQSPEGRVFEVQIRTFLMHDLAEMGVAAHWKYKEGGFKQKQSHERKIEWLRDVLAWHREMANNKGVPESTTTEFLEDRVYVFTPDGDVLDLPQGVTSLDFAYHVHSDLGHRCRGARINGHIVPLTYQLKTGDKVEILTGKESKPSRDWINPHLNYLKTSRAKAKVLHWFKMQDYDRNIQDGRELLDKELKSLGIKSDKLNEVATALHFKKLDDLYANLGRGDIKIGQIVSKLAPPVTSELNLERFVKPHAKPEITGSDLRIEGVGNLLTFMARCCQPVPGDSVIGYITIGRGVSVHRQDCPNIIHASERQKQRFLQVTWGSATRENYVVDILIKAFDRSELLKDVTSLLANEKAHVYALQTQSNKQENMAYITLTVDVDGLSSLSRLLAKLEQIPNVLEARRQV, from the coding sequence ATGGTTAGAGTAAAAGATACTGTCCCATTGTGCGAAGATGGAAGCATCGATGTAGATTTGTGGCTTCATCAGTTAAGTGCAAAGGGTTATTTGGATAATCTTGAACTCATTCGTAGTGCATGTACCTTAAGTCAACTTGCAGGACAAGAACATGCAACAGAAACAGGACAATCTTGTTTGCAACAAGGCTTGTCTATGGCCGATTTGCTTGCAGATCTTGAGGTCGACCAAGAAACACTCGCAGCAGCCATTATTTTTGAAAACGTTCACTATGCCGATTTATCCATTGATGATGTGGTGGAGCAATTAGGCCCAAATATCGCCAAATTGGTTAAAGGCATAGAGCGCATGAGCGCAATGCAGAGTTTTCAAGGATTAAATAAATACCCCCAGAATAAACAACAAATCGATAACATTCGTAAAATGTTATTAGCGATGGTAGATGATGTTCGAGTGGTATTAATTAAGTTAGCTGAACGCTTATGCGTTTTAAGAACAGCCGGGCATTTATCAGAAGAATTACGTAAACAATTAGCTACCGAAGCGATGGAAATTTATGCTCCTTTAGCCAATAGGTTGGGAATTGGGGCAATTAAATGGGAAATGGAGGATATGGCTTTTCGTTATTTACATCCTGAGGAGTATAAAGCGATTGCCAAAGGTCTCAAAGCAAAACGGTTGGAGCGCGATAATTTCGTTGATGCAATTGTTGCTCAATTAAATGAACAAATTAAAGCCCATGGAATAGAACATTTTGCCGTCTATGGACGTTCAAAACATATCCATAGTATCTATAAAAAAATGACCCGCAAGAATGTTTCACTCGATGAAATTTATGATGCTACTGCAGTACGTGTTCTTGTGGATACCCAGCCTCATTGTTATGAAGTCTTAGGGATGGTGCATACCCTTTGGAAACAAATTCCCGCTGAGTTTGATGATTATATTATCAATCCCAAGCCTAATGGTTATCAATCGTTACATACGGCAGTTCAAAGCCCCGAAGGCAGAGTTTTTGAGGTGCAAATAAGAACTTTCCTTATGCATGATTTGGCGGAAATGGGGGTAGCAGCTCATTGGAAGTATAAAGAAGGTGGTTTCAAACAAAAACAAAGCCATGAGCGCAAAATTGAATGGCTACGCGATGTCTTAGCCTGGCATCGGGAAATGGCGAATAATAAGGGTGTTCCTGAAAGTACTACCACAGAATTTCTTGAAGATAGGGTGTATGTTTTTACTCCCGACGGAGATGTTCTTGATTTACCTCAAGGCGTAACCTCTTTGGATTTTGCTTATCACGTACATAGTGATTTAGGCCATCGATGTCGCGGGGCACGCATAAATGGACATATTGTACCCTTAACGTATCAGCTGAAAACAGGCGATAAGGTTGAGATTTTAACTGGAAAAGAAAGTAAGCCCTCTCGTGATTGGATCAATCCTCACTTAAATTATCTCAAAACATCGCGAGCTAAAGCCAAAGTTTTGCATTGGTTTAAAATGCAAGATTATGACCGAAACATCCAAGATGGACGTGAATTGCTTGATAAAGAATTAAAATCTTTAGGAATAAAATCCGATAAACTTAATGAAGTCGCAACAGCACTTCATTTCAAAAAACTTGATGATCTTTATGCAAATCTGGGACGGGGTGATATTAAAATAGGGCAAATCGTTAGTAAACTTGCTCCACCGGTTACTTCAGAGCTCAATCTTGAACGATTTGTTAAACCTCATGCAAAACCAGAAATTACTGGAAGTGATCTGCGTATTGAAGGTGTAGGTAATTTATTAACTTTTATGGCACGATGTTGTCAACCTGTTCCTGGAGATTCCGTAATTGGTTATATCACGATAGGTCGAGGTGTATCAGTACATCGACAAGATTGTCCTAATATTATTCATGCTAGTGAGCGACAAAAACAGCGTTTTTTGCAAGTTACTTGGGGCAGTGCTACTCGAGAAAACTATGTGGTTGATATTTTAATCAAAGCGTTTGATCGTTCCGAACTTTTAAAAGATGTGACCTCACTTCTTGCTAATGAAAAAGCACACGTTTATGCATTGCAAACCCAAAGTAATAAACAAGAAAATATGGCTTATATCACTTTAACTGTAGATGTTGATGGGTTAAGTAGCTTATCTCGGCTCCTAGCAAAGTTAGAGCAAATTCCTAATGTTCTCGAGGCGAGAAGACAAGTTTAA
- the rlmD gene encoding 23S rRNA (uracil(1939)-C(5))-methyltransferase RlmD: MRRAKSKLNLTTQTAQIDNLSHDGKGIARINGKATFIQGALPGELVEFQYTRIKKDFDEGFLLKVVEPSTLRVEPKCPHYSMCGGCSLQHMNEEEQIHFKQEQLLDLLGRYGHTQPQIVLPPLVAGYWNYRNKARLSVRYVEKKQTSMVGFRERSNPRYITEITQCPVLNAKLDADIIPLRQLIDSMQDKNCIAQIEVAAGDKEVALIFRNLTPLSLDDELNIQKFAEEYDYKIFLQPGGPDSVYCFYPAKASEYLTYTLPDYQINFSFHPTDFTQVNSALNRTMVPQAIELMDLKITDIVLDLFCGLGNFSLPMAKFCSKVLGVEGSKNMVERAYMNAKLNHIQNVDFYAANLDDVNEVKKLVQQPCNKVLIDPPRSGALEIVKQIDALNPERIVYVSCNPVTLARDTDVLVNQKGYKLMKAGVMDMFPHTAHVESIALFKKDKTDG; the protein is encoded by the coding sequence ATGAGAAGAGCAAAATCCAAACTTAATCTTACCACGCAAACTGCTCAAATTGATAATTTAAGCCATGATGGAAAAGGTATTGCACGTATTAATGGCAAAGCAACTTTTATTCAGGGTGCTTTACCCGGTGAACTTGTCGAATTTCAATACACCAGGATAAAAAAGGATTTTGATGAAGGATTCTTGCTAAAGGTTGTTGAACCATCTACTTTGCGAGTTGAGCCTAAATGTCCGCATTATTCCATGTGTGGCGGTTGTTCATTACAGCATATGAATGAAGAAGAACAAATCCATTTTAAACAAGAGCAATTATTAGATTTATTAGGTCGATATGGTCATACCCAACCACAGATTGTATTGCCCCCTTTAGTTGCTGGATATTGGAATTACCGGAATAAAGCCCGACTAAGTGTTCGCTATGTCGAGAAAAAGCAAACCTCGATGGTGGGATTTAGAGAACGTAGTAACCCTCGGTATATTACTGAGATTACTCAATGTCCCGTTTTAAATGCAAAGCTTGATGCAGATATTATTCCATTACGGCAATTGATTGACTCGATGCAAGACAAGAATTGTATTGCACAAATTGAAGTTGCTGCAGGGGACAAGGAAGTTGCTCTTATTTTCAGAAATTTAACTCCGCTTAGTCTTGACGACGAGTTGAACATTCAAAAATTTGCTGAAGAGTATGATTATAAAATTTTCCTCCAACCTGGTGGTCCAGACAGCGTATATTGTTTTTATCCAGCTAAGGCAAGTGAATATCTTACATATACCTTACCAGATTATCAGATTAACTTCTCATTTCACCCTACAGATTTTACTCAAGTTAATTCAGCATTAAATCGTACTATGGTGCCACAAGCGATTGAACTTATGGACTTAAAAATTACTGATATCGTGCTAGACTTATTTTGTGGGCTTGGTAATTTTTCGCTTCCAATGGCTAAATTTTGTTCCAAAGTACTCGGTGTTGAAGGCAGTAAAAATATGGTTGAAAGAGCATATATGAATGCAAAGCTGAATCATATTCAAAATGTAGACTTTTATGCTGCAAATTTAGATGATGTAAATGAAGTAAAGAAACTGGTGCAGCAACCTTGCAACAAAGTATTAATTGACCCTCCTCGATCGGGTGCACTCGAAATTGTGAAACAAATTGATGCACTGAATCCAGAGCGTATTGTATATGTATCATGTAATCCCGTAACATTAGCTCGTGATACAGATGTATTGGTTAATCAAAAAGGCTATAAGTTGATGAAAGCAGGGGTAATGGATATGTTCCCCCATACTGCTCATGTTGAATCAATCGCATTGTTTAAAAAGGATAAAACTGATGGTTAG
- the rimI gene encoding ribosomal protein S18-alanine N-acetyltransferase produces MTLNIRPMTESDIDHVYAIEKEVHIAPWERDILRDCVRVGYDCRVLDIDVGNRLIIGGYIISRHSNKCCHILNFCIAKSFQSQGYGRQFLKKVLHSLTESQYIDHVVLEVRPSNKSALHLYQSMGFEQIEIKPAYYVEGDHVEDAIVLKKILPI; encoded by the coding sequence ATGACACTTAACATTCGACCCATGACTGAATCAGATATTGATCATGTTTATGCAATTGAAAAAGAGGTTCATATTGCACCCTGGGAGAGAGATATTTTAAGGGATTGTGTTCGTGTAGGATATGATTGTCGTGTATTAGATATAGATGTTGGAAACCGTCTAATAATTGGGGGTTATATTATTTCTAGGCATAGTAATAAGTGCTGCCATATTTTAAATTTCTGTATCGCTAAATCTTTTCAATCACAAGGTTACGGACGTCAATTTTTAAAAAAAGTACTGCACTCATTAACAGAGTCCCAGTATATTGATCATGTTGTCCTTGAAGTGAGACCTAGTAACAAATCAGCTTTACATCTTTATCAAAGTATGGGATTTGAGCAAATTGAAATTAAACCAGCTTACTATGTGGAAGGGGACCATGTTGAAGATGCAATTGTGCTAAAAAAAATATTACCCATCTAA
- the lpdA gene encoding dihydrolipoyl dehydrogenase yields the protein MANKIKTDVVVLGSGPGGYTAAFRAADLGKKVVLVERYDSLGGVCLNVGCIPSKALLHIAKVVDEAHEMSEQGVSFGKPKLDSKKIVAWKNSVVSKLTGGLKALSKQRKVEVVIGIGKFSGPNQVTVATKDGAVEVEFENAIIAVGSESINLPFIPEDKRIFSSTGALELADLKGSLLVLGGGIIGLEMATVYASLGVEVTVVEFMDQLIPGADFDLVNVLQKRMQKKGVKFLLKTKVTAVEAKKDGIYVSMEGEHATDQPLCFQQVLVSVGRKPNGGAIDAEKAGIKVDERGFIKVDNQQRTNVSHIFAIGDVVGQPMLAHKAIPEGKVAAEVIAGKKHYFDPKCIASVAYTDPEIAWAGLTEKEAKEKNIRYEKATFPWAASGRALSMGREEGMTKLLFCPDTNRILGAGIVGVNAGDLIAETALAIEMCCDVEDIALTIHPHPTLSETIAQAAEAFEGTITDLYLPKKKKTNG from the coding sequence ATGGCTAATAAAATAAAAACAGATGTCGTGGTATTAGGAAGTGGCCCTGGTGGATACACCGCGGCATTTAGAGCAGCTGATTTGGGAAAAAAAGTAGTATTGGTTGAGCGTTATGATTCACTAGGTGGTGTTTGCTTAAACGTCGGTTGTATCCCCTCTAAGGCATTATTACATATTGCAAAAGTGGTTGATGAAGCGCATGAAATGTCCGAGCAAGGTGTTAGTTTTGGTAAACCAAAGCTGGATAGTAAAAAAATCGTCGCGTGGAAAAATTCAGTAGTTTCTAAATTGACTGGTGGTTTAAAGGCATTATCCAAACAACGTAAAGTTGAAGTCGTTATTGGCATAGGTAAATTTTCAGGCCCCAATCAAGTAACGGTTGCCACAAAAGATGGTGCAGTGGAAGTTGAATTTGAAAATGCAATCATAGCAGTGGGTTCTGAATCCATTAATTTACCTTTTATTCCAGAAGATAAACGTATTTTTAGTTCCACAGGGGCCTTAGAGCTTGCTGATCTCAAAGGGAGTTTATTGGTATTAGGTGGGGGGATTATTGGACTAGAAATGGCTACCGTTTATGCCTCTTTAGGTGTAGAGGTAACGGTTGTAGAATTTATGGATCAGCTCATTCCAGGTGCTGATTTCGATTTGGTTAATGTTTTGCAAAAACGCATGCAGAAGAAAGGCGTTAAGTTCCTTTTGAAAACTAAAGTAACTGCCGTCGAAGCCAAAAAAGATGGAATTTATGTTTCTATGGAAGGCGAACATGCAACAGACCAACCTCTTTGTTTCCAGCAGGTTCTTGTTTCAGTGGGTAGAAAACCCAATGGTGGTGCCATTGATGCAGAAAAAGCAGGAATAAAAGTTGATGAACGGGGTTTCATCAAAGTCGATAATCAACAAAGGACAAATGTATCACATATTTTTGCCATTGGTGACGTTGTAGGACAGCCAATGCTCGCACATAAAGCAATTCCTGAAGGGAAAGTTGCTGCAGAAGTTATTGCGGGTAAAAAACATTACTTTGATCCTAAATGTATTGCCAGTGTTGCCTATACCGATCCAGAGATTGCTTGGGCTGGTCTAACTGAAAAAGAAGCTAAAGAAAAAAATATTCGATATGAAAAAGCTACATTCCCTTGGGCCGCCAGTGGTCGTGCTCTTAGTATGGGTCGAGAAGAAGGGATGACTAAATTATTGTTCTGCCCAGACACGAATCGAATATTAGGTGCAGGGATTGTGGGGGTTAATGCTGGAGACTTAATTGCTGAAACCGCATTAGCTATTGAAATGTGTTGCGATGTTGAAGATATTGCTTTAACCATACATCCTCATCCAACTCTTTCTGAAACAATCGCTCAAGCTGCAGAGGCATTTGAAGGAACAATTACAGATCTTTACTTGCCAAAAAAGAAAAAAACTAATGGATAA
- the aceF gene encoding dihydrolipoyllysine-residue acetyltransferase gives MANEIEVKIPDIGGATQVDVIEIMVQVGDQIEVDTPLITLESDKASMEIPSPVAGKVTKLNIKVGDKVSEGDLILFATVEKESNNEQENETPPAKKEPVNSEPKESQVTQEKKSEQLKEVKIPDIGGASQVDVIEIMVQVGQRIEVDTPLITLESDKASMEIPSPISGTITKLNVKVGDKVSEGDLILLAALESGSEIEKSKTATEQKPASVAATTNQTESKKEEPASPQAAFVEPGNSSKLIAAGPAVRRIAREFGVNLDAVKGTGRKERITKEDVQAYVKGRLSEQPNQGSLNIQPNPVIDFTQFGDIETKPLNKIKKLTGVNVHRSWITIPHVTQFDSADITDVEAFRKSESGQAKEKGYKLTLLAFVCAVVSKALKAFPQFNASLDASGENLIYKKYFNIGIAVETPNGLVVPVIRNVDKLTVAEIAAEMTRLSTKARDKGLMLNDMSGGCFTISSLGGIGGTSFTPIVNSPEVAILGLSRSEIKPVYENGTFQPRLMLPLSLSYDHRVIDGAEAARFTRFVCECLSDIRRILL, from the coding sequence ATGGCAAACGAAATAGAAGTTAAGATTCCTGATATTGGTGGAGCGACTCAGGTTGATGTGATCGAAATAATGGTTCAAGTAGGAGATCAAATTGAAGTTGATACGCCACTCATTACTTTGGAATCAGATAAAGCCAGCATGGAGATTCCTTCTCCAGTTGCAGGAAAAGTCACCAAACTGAATATTAAAGTGGGTGATAAAGTGTCTGAAGGCGATCTAATTCTTTTTGCCACGGTGGAAAAAGAATCGAATAACGAACAAGAAAATGAAACTCCACCTGCTAAAAAGGAACCGGTCAATTCAGAGCCAAAAGAATCTCAAGTGACACAAGAAAAGAAATCAGAACAATTAAAAGAAGTTAAAATTCCCGACATTGGTGGCGCAAGCCAAGTAGACGTGATTGAAATCATGGTTCAAGTTGGGCAACGAATTGAAGTAGATACGCCACTGATTACTTTGGAATCAGATAAAGCCAGCATGGAGATTCCTTCACCGATTTCAGGAACTATAACGAAGCTCAATGTTAAAGTAGGGGATAAGGTTTCTGAAGGTGATTTGATTCTTTTAGCTGCCTTAGAAAGTGGATCTGAAATTGAAAAAAGTAAAACCGCTACCGAGCAGAAGCCAGCAAGTGTTGCTGCAACAACAAACCAGACAGAATCTAAAAAAGAGGAGCCAGCTTCTCCTCAAGCTGCTTTTGTTGAGCCAGGAAATTCTTCAAAATTAATTGCTGCAGGTCCTGCTGTAAGGCGCATAGCTCGTGAATTCGGTGTAAATCTTGATGCAGTAAAAGGTACTGGTCGTAAGGAACGGATTACTAAAGAGGATGTACAAGCCTATGTTAAAGGTCGTCTTAGTGAGCAACCGAATCAAGGCTCTCTTAACATTCAACCTAATCCAGTAATTGACTTTACTCAATTTGGTGATATTGAAACTAAACCACTGAATAAAATTAAAAAGCTTACTGGAGTTAACGTACATCGTTCTTGGATTACCATCCCTCATGTTACTCAATTTGATTCAGCTGACATTACTGATGTTGAAGCATTTAGGAAGTCTGAATCAGGACAGGCTAAAGAAAAAGGATATAAACTCACTTTGCTGGCTTTCGTATGCGCTGTAGTGAGTAAAGCACTAAAGGCATTTCCTCAATTTAATGCATCATTAGATGCTTCTGGCGAAAATCTTATCTATAAAAAGTATTTCAATATAGGTATTGCAGTAGAGACTCCTAACGGTCTGGTTGTTCCTGTAATTAGAAATGTGGATAAGTTAACTGTAGCTGAAATTGCGGCTGAAATGACCCGTTTAAGCACTAAAGCTCGAGATAAAGGCTTGATGCTCAATGATATGTCAGGAGGATGCTTTACAATTTCCAGCTTAGGTGGAATTGGTGGGACATCATTCACACCCATAGTGAATAGTCCCGAAGTAGCTATTCTGGGATTATCTCGCTCGGAAATAAAACCGGTCTATGAAAACGGTACCTTTCAACCAAGATTAATGTTGCCTTTGTCTCTATCCTATGATCATCGAGTTATAGATGGAGCTGAAGCGGCGCGTTTTACTCGTTTTGTTTGCGAGTGCTTAAGTGATATAAGACGAATTTTACTCTAA